Proteins from a single region of Segatella copri:
- the secE gene encoding preprotein translocase subunit SecE produces the protein MNKIVNYCKACYDELAHKTTWPSRAELTHSAMVVLSASLVIALVVFAMDSIFKAFMGVVYPG, from the coding sequence ATGAATAAAATAGTAAATTATTGCAAGGCATGTTACGATGAACTTGCGCATAAGACTACTTGGCCATCACGTGCCGAACTTACTCATAGTGCAATGGTTGTATTATCTGCTTCCCTAGTCATTGCACTTGTTGTGTTCGCGATGGATTCTATTTTCAAAGCCTTTATGGGTGTAGTTTATCCAGGTTAA
- the tuf gene encoding elongation factor Tu yields MAKEEFVRTKPHVNIGTIGHVDHGKTTLTAAISKVLNEKLGTSEAVKSFDQIDNAPEEKERGITINSAHIEYETAKRHYAHVDCPGHADYVKNMVTGAAQMDGAILVVAATDGPMPQTREHVLLARQVNVPRLVVFLNKCDMVDDEEMLELVEMEVREILEQYGYEEDTPIIRGSALGALNGVEKWVKSVETLMDTVDEWIQEPEREIDKPFLMPIEDVFSITGRGTVATGRIETGRCKVGDEVQLLGLGEDKKSVITGVEMFRKILAEGEAGDNVGLLLRGIDKAEVKRGMVVVHPGAITPHDHFKASIYVLKKEEGGRHTPFGNKYRPQFYLRTMDCTGEIKLPEGVEMVMPGDNVEIEVELIYKVALNEGLRFAIREGGRTVGSGQITTILDDIK; encoded by the coding sequence ATGGCTAAAGAAGAATTCGTGCGTACCAAACCGCATGTTAACATTGGTACAATTGGTCATGTTGACCATGGTAAGACTACTCTGACCGCTGCTATCTCTAAGGTATTGAACGAGAAGCTCGGTACATCTGAGGCAGTTAAGTCTTTCGATCAGATTGATAATGCTCCTGAGGAGAAAGAGCGTGGTATCACTATCAACTCTGCTCACATCGAGTATGAGACAGCAAAGCGTCACTATGCACACGTTGACTGTCCTGGACACGCAGACTATGTAAAGAATATGGTTACTGGTGCTGCTCAGATGGATGGTGCTATCTTGGTAGTTGCTGCTACTGATGGTCCTATGCCACAGACACGTGAGCACGTACTTCTTGCACGTCAGGTAAACGTACCTCGTTTGGTTGTTTTCTTGAACAAGTGCGATATGGTTGACGACGAGGAGATGCTTGAGCTTGTTGAGATGGAGGTTCGTGAGATTCTCGAGCAGTATGGTTATGAGGAGGATACTCCAATTATACGTGGTTCTGCTCTCGGTGCTTTGAATGGTGTTGAGAAGTGGGTTAAGTCTGTTGAGACTTTGATGGATACAGTTGATGAGTGGATTCAGGAGCCAGAGCGCGAGATTGATAAGCCATTCTTGATGCCTATCGAGGATGTATTCTCAATTACAGGTCGTGGTACTGTTGCTACAGGTCGTATTGAGACAGGTCGTTGCAAGGTAGGTGACGAAGTTCAGTTGCTCGGTCTTGGTGAGGACAAGAAGTCAGTTATTACTGGTGTTGAGATGTTCCGTAAGATCCTTGCTGAGGGTGAAGCTGGTGATAACGTAGGTTTGCTTCTCCGTGGTATCGATAAGGCTGAGGTTAAGCGTGGTATGGTAGTTGTACACCCAGGTGCTATTACTCCTCACGATCACTTCAAGGCTTCTATCTATGTATTGAAGAAGGAAGAGGGTGGTCGTCACACTCCATTCGGTAACAAGTATCGTCCTCAGTTCTATCTCCGTACTATGGATTGTACAGGTGAAATCAAGCTTCCAGAGGGAGTTGAGATGGTAATGCCTGGTGATAACGTAGAGATTGAGGTAGAGTTGATCTACAAGGTTGCTTTGAACGAGGGTCTTCGTTTCGCTATCCGTGAGGGTGGTCGTACAGTAGGTTCTGGTCAGATTACAACAATTCTCGACGATATCAAGTAA
- the rplL gene encoding 50S ribosomal protein L7/L12, producing the protein MADIKAIAEELVNLTVKEVNELATVLKDEYGIEPAAAAVAVAAGPAAGGAAAAEEKSTFDVVLAEVGGAKLQVVKAVKEACGLGLKEAKDLVDGAPSTIKEGVAKDEAENLKKAIEEAGAKVELK; encoded by the coding sequence ATGGCAGATATCAAAGCTATTGCAGAAGAGTTAGTAAATCTTACTGTTAAGGAAGTTAATGAGTTGGCAACAGTCCTCAAGGACGAGTATGGTATTGAGCCTGCTGCTGCAGCTGTAGCTGTAGCTGCTGGTCCTGCTGCTGGTGGTGCAGCTGCAGCTGAGGAGAAGTCTACATTCGACGTAGTCCTCGCTGAGGTTGGTGGCGCTAAGCTCCAGGTTGTAAAGGCTGTTAAGGAGGCTTGTGGTCTCGGTTTGAAAGAGGCTAAGGATCTCGTAGACGGTGCTCCTTCTACAATCAAGGAAGGTGTAGCTAAGGACGAGGCTGAGAACCTTAAGAAGGCTATCGAAGAGGCTGGTGCTAAGGTAGAGCTCAAGTAA
- the hpf gene encoding ribosome hibernation-promoting factor, HPF/YfiA family has product MEIKIQSIHFDATEKLQAFIEKKVAKLEKTFEDIQKVEVQLKVVKPATALNKEVHLDVAVPGTKLFVEKTCDTFEEGIDQAVDSMKVQLTKFKEKSRNR; this is encoded by the coding sequence ATGGAAATTAAGATTCAGTCGATTCACTTCGACGCTACCGAGAAGTTACAGGCGTTTATCGAAAAGAAAGTCGCCAAGTTAGAAAAAACTTTTGAAGATATACAGAAAGTAGAGGTGCAATTAAAGGTCGTAAAGCCTGCTACTGCCTTGAATAAGGAAGTTCATCTGGATGTTGCTGTCCCTGGAACCAAGTTGTTCGTAGAAAAGACATGTGACACTTTTGAGGAAGGAATTGACCAGGCAGTGGACTCAATGAAGGTTCAATTGACCAAATTTAAAGAAAAATCAAGGAATCGATAA
- the rplA gene encoding 50S ribosomal protein L1, with amino-acid sequence MSKLTKNQKSVADKVEAGKAYTLKEASELVKEITTTKFDASLDIDVRLGVDPRKANQMVRGVVSLPNGTGKVTRVLALCTPDQEAAAKEAGADYVGLDEYVEKIKGGWTDIDVIITMPSCMGKIGPLGRVLGPRGLMPNPKSGTVTMDVAKAVKEVKQGKIDFKVDKAGIIHTSIGKVGMTSEQIYGNAKEFINTVIKLKPAAAKGTYIKSIFISSTMSKGIKIDPKSVE; translated from the coding sequence ATGAGTAAACTGACAAAAAATCAAAAATCAGTAGCTGATAAGGTTGAAGCAGGGAAGGCATACACATTGAAGGAGGCTTCAGAGTTGGTAAAGGAAATTACAACTACCAAATTTGATGCATCTCTCGATATTGATGTACGCTTAGGTGTTGATCCACGTAAGGCTAACCAGATGGTTCGTGGCGTTGTTTCATTGCCAAACGGAACAGGTAAGGTTACTCGCGTGCTCGCACTCTGTACTCCTGATCAGGAAGCTGCTGCTAAGGAAGCAGGTGCTGATTATGTAGGTCTTGACGAATACGTTGAGAAGATTAAGGGTGGTTGGACAGATATTGATGTCATCATCACAATGCCTTCTTGCATGGGTAAGATTGGTCCTTTGGGTCGTGTACTCGGTCCTCGTGGTTTGATGCCTAACCCTAAGAGTGGCACTGTAACTATGGATGTTGCTAAGGCAGTAAAGGAAGTTAAGCAAGGTAAGATTGACTTTAAGGTTGATAAGGCTGGTATTATCCATACTTCAATCGGTAAGGTTGGCATGACTTCTGAGCAGATCTATGGAAATGCTAAGGAGTTCATCAACACAGTTATCAAGCTGAAGCCTGCTGCTGCTAAAGGTACATATATCAAGAGTATCTTTATTTCTAGCACTATGAGTAAGGGTATCAAGATTGATCCTAAATCAGTTGAATAA
- a CDS encoding DUF3737 family protein produces MELIKNKSFGGERPLFGAHDVRLEDITITDGESGIKCCQNIECHHAKFYGKYPWWHVDGSLITDCYFAPESRSAIWYSDNMVMKDCTIDGPKFFREMKNLDLENVNITDADETFWKVDGLKLKNVKLHDGTYPFMFSKNIYVDGLESDSKYVFQYCRNVEIHNAKITTKDSFWECENVTVYDSELNGEYLAWHSKNIKFVRCHISGEQPLCYMDHVTLEDCTFDKECDRAFEDCTNIDAQIKGSITNIKNPISGRIEADEVGSVTYTEFAKAPKGVCEITDKSK; encoded by the coding sequence ATGGAATTGATAAAAAACAAATCATTCGGGGGCGAGCGCCCTCTTTTCGGTGCTCACGATGTGCGTTTAGAAGATATTACGATTACAGATGGTGAATCGGGCATCAAGTGCTGCCAAAACATAGAATGCCACCATGCCAAGTTTTATGGCAAATACCCTTGGTGGCATGTGGACGGTTCCCTTATCACAGACTGCTACTTCGCCCCAGAAAGCCGTTCGGCCATCTGGTATAGTGATAATATGGTGATGAAAGACTGCACCATCGATGGGCCTAAGTTCTTCCGCGAAATGAAGAATCTGGATTTGGAGAACGTAAACATCACAGATGCTGATGAGACTTTCTGGAAGGTAGATGGCTTGAAACTGAAGAACGTAAAACTCCACGATGGAACTTATCCATTCATGTTCTCCAAGAATATCTATGTAGACGGACTTGAAAGCGACTCTAAATATGTATTCCAATACTGTAGAAATGTGGAGATTCACAACGCAAAGATTACAACCAAGGACAGTTTCTGGGAATGCGAAAATGTAACCGTCTATGATTCGGAACTGAATGGTGAGTATCTGGCCTGGCACAGCAAGAACATCAAGTTCGTACGTTGCCACATCAGCGGCGAGCAGCCTCTCTGCTACATGGACCATGTAACTCTGGAGGATTGCACCTTTGATAAGGAATGCGACCGTGCCTTCGAGGATTGCACCAACATCGATGCACAGATTAAGGGAAGTATCACCAATATCAAGAACCCTATCTCCGGAAGAATCGAGGCAGACGAAGTGGGAAGCGTAACGTATACTGAGTTTGCCAAAGCGCCAAAGGGTGTATGTGAAATCACAGATAAATCGAAATAG
- a CDS encoding malate dehydrogenase: MNFLTNDKLVIVGAGGMIGSNMVQSALMLGLTPNICLYDIFEPGVHGVFDEIQQCAFPGVNVTYTVNPEEAFTGAKYIISSGGAPRKEGMTREDLLKGNCKIAAEFGDNIKKYCPEVEHVVVIFNPADVTALTALIHSGLKPNQLTSLAALDSTRLQQALALEFGVQQDKVTGAHTYGGHGEQMAVFASQVKVDGKPLAEMGLSDERWEEIKHHTVQGGSNIIKLRGRSSFQSPAYNAVKMIEAAMGGEKFTLPAGCYVKCDKCGFKNVMMAMPTTIDKTGVHFTEPTGTEEELASLQKSYEHLCKMRDEIVELGIVPPVAEWKEMNPNL; the protein is encoded by the coding sequence ATGAATTTTTTAACAAATGACAAACTCGTTATCGTCGGTGCAGGCGGTATGATCGGTTCTAACATGGTACAGAGCGCTTTGATGCTCGGTCTTACTCCAAACATCTGTCTTTATGATATCTTCGAGCCAGGTGTACATGGTGTTTTCGATGAGATTCAGCAGTGTGCATTCCCAGGTGTTAACGTAACTTATACTGTTAACCCAGAGGAGGCTTTCACTGGTGCTAAATATATCATTTCTTCTGGTGGTGCTCCTCGTAAGGAGGGTATGACTCGTGAGGATCTTCTTAAGGGCAACTGCAAGATTGCTGCAGAATTTGGTGACAACATCAAGAAGTACTGCCCAGAGGTTGAGCACGTAGTTGTTATCTTCAACCCAGCTGACGTTACAGCTCTTACAGCACTTATCCACTCTGGTTTGAAGCCAAACCAGTTGACATCACTCGCAGCTCTCGATTCTACTCGTCTGCAGCAGGCTTTGGCCCTCGAGTTCGGTGTACAGCAGGATAAGGTTACTGGCGCTCACACTTATGGTGGTCACGGCGAGCAGATGGCTGTATTTGCTTCTCAGGTTAAGGTTGACGGCAAGCCATTGGCAGAGATGGGTCTTTCTGACGAGCGTTGGGAAGAGATCAAGCACCACACAGTACAGGGTGGTTCTAACATCATCAAGCTCCGCGGCCGTTCTTCATTCCAGAGCCCAGCTTACAACGCAGTTAAGATGATCGAGGCTGCTATGGGTGGCGAGAAGTTCACATTGCCAGCAGGTTGCTACGTTAAGTGCGACAAGTGCGGCTTCAAGAACGTAATGATGGCTATGCCTACTACTATCGATAAGACTGGTGTTCACTTCACAGAGCCTACAGGTACTGAGGAAGAGCTCGCTAGCCTCCAGAAGTCTTACGAGCACCTTTGCAAGATGCGCGATGAGATCGTAGAGCTTGGCATCGTTCCTCCAGTAGCTGAGTGGAAAGAGATGAACCCTAACTTGTAA
- the nusG gene encoding transcription termination/antitermination protein NusG translates to MADAGNKWYVLKAVSGKEAKVKEYIEAEMKHNDLLAANVSQVLIPVEKHATVRNGKRVVKEKVSLPGYVFVEAKLKGDVAHTLRFLPNVLGFLGGLDEPTPVPQRDINRMLGSAEETEFEENLDCPYLVNDTVKVMEGPFSGFSGIVEEVNAEKHKLKVTVKIFGRKTPLELGFMQVEKE, encoded by the coding sequence ATGGCAGACGCAGGAAATAAATGGTATGTGCTTAAAGCCGTTAGTGGTAAGGAAGCTAAGGTGAAAGAATACATCGAAGCTGAAATGAAGCACAATGACTTACTAGCAGCAAATGTTTCTCAGGTGTTGATTCCAGTTGAGAAGCATGCAACTGTGCGTAATGGAAAGAGAGTTGTTAAAGAAAAAGTCTCTCTTCCAGGTTATGTTTTTGTGGAGGCCAAACTGAAGGGTGATGTAGCGCATACGTTGCGTTTCCTCCCTAATGTTTTGGGTTTCCTTGGAGGTTTGGATGAACCAACACCAGTTCCGCAGCGCGATATCAATCGTATGCTGGGTTCGGCTGAGGAGACTGAGTTTGAGGAGAATCTAGATTGTCCTTACTTGGTTAATGATACTGTTAAGGTTATGGAAGGTCCATTCAGTGGTTTCAGCGGAATCGTTGAAGAGGTTAATGCTGAAAAGCATAAGCTGAAAGTTACGGTTAAGATCTTCGGACGTAAAACTCCGTTGGAATTAGGTTTTATGCAAGTAGAAAAGGAATAG
- a CDS encoding MalY/PatB family protein — MKYNFDEIIERRGTNSYKWDLVKEDGVIPMWVADMDFQTAPCIIEALQKRVAHGIFGYTLVPDSYYEAIISWFSRRHQWKIEKDWILYTSGVVPAISCCLKAICMPGEKVLVQTPVYNCFFSCITNSGCEVVENELKRVGNCTYEIDFEDFERKCADEKTTAFILCNPHNPAGRVWKKEELERMNDICLKHGVKVIADEIHCELIMPGYQYTPFASISEACRDNCVVLNSPSKSFNIAGLQIANIICPNATLRRRINRAININEVCDVNPFGVIALQAAYNEGEEWLDELNQYLYENYQAVKEFFNTELPQVRVTRLEGTYLVWLDILPFELSSDEAYEKLMNDGKVFVNSGTMYGRKAGQGYLRLNIACPRKTLMQGLIRIARVLSQYMDEEDLSGCPA; from the coding sequence ATGAAATACAATTTTGATGAAATCATCGAACGTCGTGGAACCAACTCATATAAATGGGATTTGGTGAAGGAAGACGGCGTTATTCCGATGTGGGTAGCAGATATGGACTTCCAGACAGCTCCCTGCATCATCGAAGCCCTGCAGAAGCGTGTAGCTCATGGCATCTTCGGCTATACCCTCGTACCTGATTCTTATTACGAGGCTATCATCAGCTGGTTCTCCCGCCGCCACCAGTGGAAGATAGAGAAAGACTGGATTCTCTATACTTCAGGCGTTGTACCAGCCATTTCTTGCTGTCTGAAAGCCATCTGCATGCCTGGCGAAAAGGTATTGGTACAGACACCTGTCTACAACTGCTTCTTCTCCTGCATTACAAACAGCGGCTGCGAAGTAGTAGAAAACGAACTGAAACGTGTGGGCAACTGCACTTATGAGATAGATTTCGAAGACTTCGAGCGCAAATGTGCCGATGAGAAGACCACAGCCTTCATCCTCTGCAATCCTCACAATCCAGCCGGAAGAGTGTGGAAGAAAGAGGAACTTGAGCGAATGAACGACATCTGTCTCAAGCACGGGGTAAAGGTCATCGCAGATGAAATTCATTGCGAGCTCATCATGCCAGGCTATCAGTATACTCCATTTGCCAGCATCAGCGAGGCTTGCCGTGACAACTGCGTAGTATTGAATTCACCATCAAAGTCATTCAATATAGCAGGACTTCAGATAGCCAACATTATCTGTCCGAATGCAACATTGCGCCGCCGCATCAACCGTGCCATCAACATCAACGAGGTTTGTGACGTAAACCCATTCGGCGTTATCGCTCTCCAGGCAGCTTACAATGAGGGAGAAGAATGGTTGGATGAATTGAACCAATATCTCTACGAGAACTATCAGGCAGTAAAGGAATTCTTCAATACCGAATTGCCACAAGTTCGCGTTACCCGCCTTGAAGGCACCTACCTGGTATGGCTCGATATCCTGCCATTCGAACTGTCAAGCGACGAGGCTTATGAAAAGCTGATGAACGATGGTAAGGTATTCGTCAACAGTGGTACGATGTATGGCAGAAAGGCTGGCCAGGGCTACCTGCGCCTTAACATCGCCTGTCCTCGCAAGACCCTGATGCAGGGCCTGATTCGCATTGCTCGGGTTCTCAGCCAGTATATGGATGAAGAGGATTTAAGCGGATGCCCTGCATAA
- a CDS encoding aminopeptidase P family protein — translation MNEIELRLARLRELMKREHLSAFIFPSTDAHQSEYVADHWRGREWISGFNGSAGTAVVTMKSAALWTDSRYFLAAEEQLEGTEYQLMRLKMKGTPTIAEWLGKELQDVQSPEVGLDGMVNSYNYVKDLGYSLRKLGGITLRTNLDPLEQIWENRPSLPANPVVIQPLEYAGETLASKVARIRKSLRELHADGMLVSALDDIAWTLNLRGTDVHCNPVFVSYLLIESDKVSLFVDDNKLSPEVKQYLQDNQVSLYKYNKVEKCLESYSEYNILLDGNETSYYLWKAVKCQEIVAAGSPIPAMKAVKNKAEIEGYRSAMLKDGVAMVKFLKWLKPAVEAGGQTEISIDEKLTSLRAEQKLFRDISFDTIAGYAQHGAIVHYEATPETDVVLKPEGLILIDSGAQYQDGTTDITRTIALGAVSEEMKHIYTLVLKAHIQLELVKFPDGASGTQLDAVGRECMWREGYNFLHGTGHGVGSYLCVHEGPHQIRMEWMPTPLRAGMTLTDEPGLYLAGKFGVRIENTVLLSDYMSTEFGKFLQIEPLTLCPIDTTPIDVDMLLPEEIDWLNAYHHSVYEKLSPFLDEEEKIWLENATKPIK, via the coding sequence ATGAATGAAATCGAATTACGTTTAGCTAGATTGAGGGAGTTGATGAAGCGTGAACATCTTTCTGCTTTCATCTTCCCTAGTACAGATGCTCATCAGAGCGAGTATGTTGCCGACCATTGGCGAGGAAGAGAGTGGATCTCTGGTTTTAACGGGTCGGCTGGTACTGCTGTCGTTACAATGAAATCGGCTGCTTTATGGACTGATTCCCGCTACTTCCTGGCTGCGGAAGAACAGTTGGAAGGTACTGAATATCAGCTGATGAGGCTGAAAATGAAAGGTACGCCTACTATCGCAGAATGGTTGGGAAAAGAATTGCAGGATGTACAATCTCCTGAGGTTGGACTTGATGGCATGGTCAACTCTTATAATTATGTTAAAGATTTAGGCTATTCTCTCCGTAAACTCGGTGGAATTACGCTTAGGACTAATTTGGACCCTTTGGAACAGATTTGGGAGAATCGTCCTTCGCTTCCTGCAAATCCTGTAGTAATTCAACCATTGGAATATGCTGGAGAGACGCTAGCCTCTAAAGTGGCCCGTATCCGTAAGTCTTTGAGAGAACTTCATGCAGATGGTATGCTCGTTTCTGCTTTGGATGATATTGCTTGGACTTTGAATCTACGTGGTACAGATGTTCATTGCAATCCTGTATTTGTAAGTTATTTGTTGATTGAGAGCGATAAAGTTTCTCTTTTCGTGGATGATAATAAATTATCTCCTGAAGTAAAACAGTATCTTCAAGACAATCAGGTTTCTCTCTATAAATATAATAAGGTGGAAAAATGCCTTGAATCATATTCGGAATATAATATCCTGTTAGATGGAAATGAAACGAGCTATTATCTGTGGAAAGCGGTAAAATGCCAGGAAATTGTTGCTGCTGGTTCTCCTATTCCGGCTATGAAGGCTGTGAAAAATAAAGCAGAAATAGAGGGCTACCGTAGTGCGATGCTTAAAGATGGTGTTGCTATGGTTAAGTTCTTGAAGTGGCTGAAACCTGCTGTTGAGGCTGGTGGACAAACTGAAATTTCCATTGATGAGAAATTAACATCGCTACGTGCCGAACAGAAACTGTTCAGAGATATTTCTTTTGATACGATTGCCGGCTATGCGCAGCATGGTGCAATTGTCCATTATGAGGCAACTCCTGAAACAGATGTCGTTCTGAAACCGGAAGGCTTGATCCTGATAGACTCTGGGGCTCAATACCAGGATGGTACTACAGATATTACCCGTACCATAGCCTTGGGGGCCGTATCTGAAGAGATGAAGCATATTTATACCTTGGTTCTGAAAGCGCATATTCAGTTGGAATTGGTTAAATTCCCCGATGGTGCATCTGGAACACAGTTGGATGCTGTAGGAAGAGAGTGTATGTGGCGTGAAGGATATAATTTCTTGCATGGTACAGGCCATGGAGTAGGTTCGTATCTCTGTGTGCACGAAGGCCCTCATCAAATAAGAATGGAGTGGATGCCTACACCTTTGAGAGCTGGAATGACCTTGACTGATGAGCCTGGTTTGTATCTGGCAGGTAAGTTCGGCGTAAGAATAGAAAATACGGTGCTGCTTTCAGACTACATGTCTACTGAGTTCGGTAAATTCCTGCAGATAGAGCCTCTTACTCTTTGTCCTATAGATACCACTCCTATAGATGTTGATATGTTGTTGCCTGAAGAGATTGACTGGCTCAATGCTTATCATCATTCAGTTTATGAAAAATTGTCTCCTTTCCTTGATGAAGAGGAGAAAATATGGCTTGAAAATGCTACAAAACCCATAAAATGA
- the xerA gene encoding site-specific tyrosine recombinase/integron integrase yields MLSIDKFLEYLRSELNRSQRTVENYREDLKLFEQYARNLSESFTWESVDSDMIRNWMEHMIDAGNKATSVNRRLSALKMFYRFALVRHYVESDPAHSLKGPKESKPLPQFLKENEMDELLDRKMWGDDYNNVRARTIIILFYETGMRLSELIGLDVDDVNFIKKEIKITGKGNKQRIVPFGDELKNALSEYLALRAQRAMAKSGALLLADRGGRMSPVQVREIVKENLARVCSLKKKSPHVLRHTFATAMLNHGAGIESLKRLLGHAKLSTTEIYTHTTFEQLKRVYIEAHPRA; encoded by the coding sequence ATGTTGAGTATAGATAAGTTCTTGGAATATTTGCGCTCTGAACTGAACAGGTCACAGAGGACGGTAGAAAACTATCGCGAAGATTTGAAACTCTTTGAGCAGTATGCTAGGAACTTGTCTGAATCCTTCACTTGGGAATCTGTTGATTCTGATATGATTCGCAACTGGATGGAGCATATGATAGATGCAGGAAATAAGGCAACCTCGGTTAATCGCCGGTTGAGTGCTTTGAAAATGTTCTATCGGTTTGCTTTAGTCAGACATTACGTGGAGTCGGATCCCGCTCATAGCCTCAAAGGACCTAAGGAGAGTAAACCGCTACCTCAATTCTTGAAAGAAAATGAGATGGATGAGTTGCTTGACAGGAAAATGTGGGGCGATGATTATAATAATGTACGCGCACGTACTATTATAATATTGTTCTATGAGACGGGGATGCGATTGTCAGAGTTGATAGGACTTGATGTTGACGATGTGAACTTTATCAAAAAAGAGATAAAGATTACGGGTAAGGGAAACAAACAACGTATAGTTCCTTTTGGTGACGAGCTTAAAAATGCTCTTTCAGAATATTTGGCTCTAAGAGCACAAAGGGCGATGGCTAAGTCTGGAGCTCTTTTGCTTGCGGATAGGGGCGGACGGATGAGCCCGGTTCAAGTCAGAGAAATCGTGAAGGAGAACCTCGCAAGGGTTTGCTCGTTGAAAAAGAAAAGTCCGCACGTGTTGAGGCATACGTTTGCTACTGCAATGTTGAATCATGGTGCAGGAATTGAAAGTTTGAAAAGACTGTTAGGACATGCGAAACTCTCGACGACCGAGATTTATACGCATACAACGTTTGAACAGTTGAAACGAGTTTATATTGAAGCCCATCCTCGGGCGTAA
- the rpsU gene encoding 30S ribosomal protein S21, producing MIIVPVKDGENIERALKKFKRKFEKTGVVKELRARQQYDKPSVLKRLKMEHAIYVQQLRANEE from the coding sequence ATGATTATTGTACCAGTTAAAGACGGTGAGAACATCGAGAGAGCTCTCAAGAAGTTTAAGAGAAAATTCGAAAAGACAGGTGTTGTTAAGGAGCTTCGTGCTCGTCAGCAGTATGACAAGCCTTCTGTTTTGAAGCGTCTCAAGATGGAACACGCCATCTACGTACAGCAGTTGCGTGCAAACGAGGAATAA
- the rplJ gene encoding 50S ribosomal protein L10 codes for MKKEVKDTIIAELGQKLQEFPHFYLVDVTGLNAEKTSALRRKCFQSEIKMVVVKNSLLHKVFEASDIDFSELYDCLKGTTAVMFANTANVPAKLLKEYDKEDVPTLKAAYAEESFYVGADKLAELSALKSKNEVIAEIVALLQSPAKNVVSALQSGSNTIHGVLKTLGERPE; via the coding sequence ATGAAGAAAGAAGTTAAAGATACTATTATCGCTGAACTTGGACAGAAGTTGCAGGAGTTTCCTCATTTCTATCTTGTAGATGTTACAGGATTGAATGCAGAGAAGACAAGCGCACTCCGTCGTAAGTGCTTCCAGAGCGAGATTAAGATGGTTGTTGTTAAGAATTCCTTGCTTCACAAGGTGTTCGAGGCTTCAGATATCGATTTCTCTGAGCTCTATGACTGCTTGAAGGGTACTACTGCTGTAATGTTTGCTAATACAGCTAATGTACCAGCTAAGTTGTTGAAGGAATATGACAAGGAAGATGTTCCAACATTGAAGGCTGCTTATGCAGAGGAAAGTTTCTATGTTGGCGCTGATAAACTTGCTGAACTTTCAGCTCTCAAGAGCAAGAACGAAGTTATCGCAGAGATTGTTGCTTTGCTCCAGTCACCTGCAAAGAACGTTGTTTCAGCTCTTCAATCAGGAAGCAACACTATTCATGGTGTGCTTAAGACATTGGGCGAGCGTCCTGAGTAA
- the rplK gene encoding 50S ribosomal protein L11 — protein MAKEVAGLIKLQIKGGAANPSPPVGPALGSKGINIMGFCKEFNARTQDKAGKVLPVVITYYTDKSFDFIIKTPPAAVQLKEAAKIKSGSAQPNRQKVASLTWDQVKVIAEDKMKDLNCFTVESAMKLIAGTARSMGITVKGDFPGK, from the coding sequence ATGGCTAAAGAAGTTGCTGGATTAATCAAATTACAGATTAAAGGTGGCGCTGCGAATCCTTCACCTCCAGTAGGACCTGCATTGGGTTCTAAGGGTATTAATATTATGGGATTCTGCAAGGAATTCAACGCCCGTACCCAGGACAAAGCAGGTAAAGTGTTGCCAGTAGTTATTACTTATTATACTGACAAGTCTTTTGATTTTATTATCAAGACTCCACCTGCTGCAGTTCAATTGAAAGAGGCTGCCAAAATCAAGTCAGGTTCTGCTCAGCCTAATCGTCAGAAGGTTGCTTCTCTTACTTGGGATCAGGTAAAGGTAATCGCTGAGGATAAGATGAAGGACTTGAACTGCTTTACTGTAGAATCAGCTATGAAGCTCATCGCTGGTACTGCAAGAAGCATGGGTATTACTGTAAAAGGGGACTTCCCTGGTAAATAA